The proteins below come from a single Alkalidesulfovibrio alkalitolerans DSM 16529 genomic window:
- a CDS encoding radical SAM protein, translated as MKEARFPHPSPVLGRPRLLPVFLPHAGCPDGGVCVFCDQRAQTGRHGLESLDARYTALERDLASLAEQGAGPLEIGFYGGSFTALPGEWPERFLTLAGRFRERGLIADVRCSTRPDACDPARLASLRAMGLSLVELGIQSFADEALDACRRGYDSATAEVGCRAVTGAGLALGVQLMPGLPGGDLASFLADVDRTATLGAAVARLHPCLVLANTPLAQRFAAGTYRPWSLDKALVACGMAVQRLWQAGTAVIRLGLSPEPSLLAAVKAGPWHPAFGQRVKSRALLMHVTARHLELGGGPGELLVPRRHLSEIYGWKSETRQRHERLGLCIRVHDESFFLLRVR; from the coding sequence ATGAAGGAAGCCCGCTTTCCCCACCCCTCCCCGGTTCTGGGCAGACCGCGCCTGCTGCCGGTCTTTCTGCCGCACGCCGGCTGCCCGGACGGCGGGGTCTGCGTGTTCTGCGACCAGCGCGCGCAGACCGGGCGTCACGGCCTTGAAAGCCTCGATGCACGGTACACGGCCCTGGAGCGCGACCTCGCCTCCCTGGCCGAACAGGGCGCAGGCCCCTTGGAAATAGGCTTTTACGGCGGGTCGTTCACCGCCTTGCCCGGCGAATGGCCCGAGCGATTCCTGACATTGGCGGGGCGCTTCCGAGAACGCGGCCTGATCGCGGACGTGCGCTGCTCAACGCGGCCCGACGCCTGCGACCCCGCGCGTCTGGCCTCGCTTCGCGCCATGGGCCTGTCCCTGGTCGAACTCGGCATCCAGAGCTTTGCCGACGAGGCGCTCGACGCCTGCCGCCGGGGCTACGACAGCGCCACGGCCGAGGTGGGCTGCCGGGCCGTGACAGGGGCCGGACTCGCGCTTGGCGTGCAACTCATGCCGGGGCTCCCTGGCGGCGACCTGGCCTCGTTTCTCGCGGACGTGGATCGCACGGCCACACTGGGGGCGGCGGTCGCGCGGCTGCACCCCTGCCTGGTGCTCGCGAACACGCCGCTCGCACAGCGCTTTGCGGCCGGCACGTATCGCCCCTGGAGTCTGGACAAGGCCCTGGTGGCCTGCGGCATGGCCGTGCAGCGCCTGTGGCAGGCGGGCACGGCCGTGATCCGGCTCGGACTTTCGCCGGAACCCTCGCTGCTCGCGGCCGTAAAGGCCGGTCCCTGGCATCCCGCCTTCGGGCAACGGGTCAAGAGCCGCGCCCTGCTCATGCACGTCACGGCCAGACATCTGGAGCTCGGCGGCGGGCCCGGCGAACTCCTTGTCCCGCGCCGCCACCTTTCCGAGATTTACGGCTGGAAGAGTGAAACCCGGCAGCGCCACGAGCGGCTCGGGCTTTGCATACGCGTGCACGACGAAAGTTTCTTCTTGTTACGAGTCCGTTGA